A stretch of Candidatus Neomarinimicrobiota bacterium DNA encodes these proteins:
- a CDS encoding ABC transporter permease produces MLMLKLALKNLLGAGMRTWLNVFVTSLSFFAIIFMTGLYKGIIESAKRIRMDTEVAGGAYWHPRYDPKDPLAWDESHGPLPAPIARQVAAGESMPVLVVQGAMYPAGRMSPVVIKGLPPEQRVVDLPSYTLQGYGGTALPVLLGGAMARSTQLREHDTFTLRWRDAHGTYDAREAEVVAIMQVENMLVDKGQIWVPLEHLRRMVDMPAEATFAIVGQGVPLLAETGDWRARDVNYLLKDYIAMAKSKESSARILYFILLTMAGLGIFNSQVLSIFRRRKEIGTLMALGMSRGRVVGLFTVEGGLHSVLAMALGVAYGAPLLILIAVKGMPLPYNPADFGLVIGQRLFPVYGPGLILGTTLLVAALVTVVSYIPARKISTMKPTEALSGRAAQG; encoded by the coding sequence ATGCTGATGCTGAAGTTGGCGCTGAAAAACCTGCTGGGTGCCGGGATGCGAACCTGGCTGAACGTCTTTGTCACCTCCCTGTCCTTTTTCGCCATCATTTTCATGACGGGTCTGTACAAGGGCATCATCGAGAGCGCCAAGCGAATCAGGATGGATACGGAGGTGGCCGGCGGTGCGTACTGGCACCCCCGATACGACCCGAAAGATCCCCTGGCCTGGGATGAGAGCCACGGGCCCTTGCCCGCTCCTATCGCCAGGCAGGTGGCTGCCGGTGAATCCATGCCCGTGCTGGTCGTCCAGGGGGCCATGTACCCCGCAGGCCGCATGTCCCCCGTGGTCATCAAGGGGTTGCCGCCGGAGCAGCGCGTGGTAGACCTGCCGTCCTATACGCTGCAGGGGTATGGGGGCACGGCGCTTCCGGTGCTGCTGGGCGGCGCCATGGCGCGATCCACCCAACTGCGCGAGCACGATACTTTTACCTTGCGCTGGCGGGACGCCCACGGGACCTATGACGCCCGGGAGGCCGAGGTGGTGGCCATCATGCAGGTTGAAAATATGCTGGTGGACAAGGGTCAGATCTGGGTGCCGCTGGAGCACCTCCGGCGCATGGTGGACATGCCCGCTGAAGCCACCTTCGCCATCGTAGGCCAGGGCGTGCCGCTACTGGCGGAAACCGGCGACTGGCGCGCCAGGGACGTGAACTATCTGCTCAAGGATTATATCGCGATGGCCAAGTCGAAGGAGTCCAGTGCGCGGATACTGTATTTCATCCTGCTTACCATGGCCGGCCTGGGAATCTTCAACTCCCAGGTGCTCTCCATCTTCCGCCGCCGCAAGGAGATCGGTACGCTCATGGCCTTAGGGATGTCCCGCGGCCGGGTGGTGGGACTGTTCACCGTGGAAGGCGGGCTGCACAGCGTCCTGGCCATGGCTTTGGGGGTTGCCTACGGTGCGCCCTTATTGATTCTCATTGCCGTGAAGGGCATGCCGCTACCCTACAACCCGGCCGATTTCGGACTGGTCATTGGGCAGCGCCTGTTCCCGGTCTATGGCCCCGGCCTGATCCTGGGCACTACGCTCCTGGTGGCGGCTCTGGTTACAGTCGTGAGCTACATACCGGCACGGAAGATATCCACGATGAAGCCCACCGAGGCCCTCAGCGGCCGGGCTGCGCAGGGCTGA
- a CDS encoding outer membrane lipoprotein-sorting protein, whose translation MPRFSFLTLVLAPWLVTGGPLVGQSDEPPTAAALIEAMDANLTSKTQIFTSRMVVHGRRKSRTIASRSWVQGTDKAFTEYLSPAREKGTKMLKLGDRLWTYSPQTDRIIQISGHMLRQSVMGSDLSYADMMEDESFLDAYEGKVEGSEMIGDRDCWILTLTARREGQTYHRRRAWVDKERYVPLREELYAKSGQLLKSASAKEVMRVQGRWYPRVWVFRDELKRNSRGTEWIVDEIVFDQAIPASRFAKSGLRK comes from the coding sequence ATGCCCAGGTTTTCATTCCTCACCCTCGTTCTGGCCCCCTGGCTCGTGACCGGCGGCCCACTGGTCGGGCAGAGCGATGAGCCGCCCACAGCTGCGGCGCTTATCGAGGCCATGGACGCCAACCTCACCAGCAAGACCCAAATCTTCACCAGCCGGATGGTGGTGCACGGCCGCAGGAAAAGCCGTACCATCGCTTCCCGCAGCTGGGTGCAGGGCACCGACAAGGCGTTCACCGAGTACCTCTCCCCGGCCAGGGAAAAGGGCACCAAGATGCTGAAGCTGGGCGACCGGCTATGGACCTACTCGCCGCAGACCGACCGCATCATCCAGATTTCCGGCCATATGCTGCGGCAGTCCGTGATGGGCTCTGACCTGTCCTACGCGGACATGATGGAGGACGAATCCTTCCTGGACGCCTACGAGGGCAAGGTGGAAGGCTCGGAGATGATTGGCGACCGGGACTGCTGGATCCTGACCCTCACGGCCCGCCGGGAAGGGCAGACCTACCACCGGCGCAGGGCGTGGGTGGACAAGGAGCGCTACGTGCCGCTCCGGGAGGAGCTCTACGCTAAGAGCGGCCAGCTGCTCAAGTCGGCCAGCGCGAAAGAGGTGATGCGGGTGCAGGGCCGCTGGTACCCCCGGGTATGGGTGTTCCGCGACGAGCTGAAGCGCAACAGCCGGGGCACCGAGTGGATCGTGGATGAGATCGTGTTCGACCAGGCCATCCCGGCATCCCGCTTCGCCAAGTCGGGGCTGAGGAAGTAG
- a CDS encoding FtsX-like permease family protein: MLIKLALRNLIGAGLRTWLNVFVTSLSFVMIIFSSGMYKGMIEHARRVIIDTEIAGGAYWHPAYDPRDPLSLDESHGSPPGPVSAQVAVGQATPVLVILGSAYPNGRMVPAMIRGIPPGQQAVTMPTAALAAYTGAAIPVLIGTGMAASTGLKRGDRFTLRWRDDSGTYDADQAEVVSIMSTENFKLDRGQFWVPLDRLQSMTNMAGEASYVVLNVGAEVLENPGGWPTRDVDYLTRDITQAVEADQAYARTLYGILLALAGMGIFNSQALSIFRRRKEIGTLMALGMNRSRIIALFTTEGGFHSLLAMALAAAYGGPLLWLSTASGIPLPYDAEAVGFVIGKRLIPAYPLGLLMGTVVLVTAVVTIVSYLPARRIAKLKPTEALSGRTN; this comes from the coding sequence ATGCTCATCAAGCTGGCACTGCGCAATCTTATCGGGGCGGGTCTCCGAACCTGGCTGAACGTCTTTGTCACGTCCCTGTCCTTCGTGATGATTATTTTTTCCAGCGGCATGTACAAGGGCATGATCGAGCACGCCCGCCGGGTCATCATCGACACGGAAATCGCGGGGGGCGCATACTGGCATCCGGCCTACGATCCCAGAGACCCCCTGAGCCTGGATGAAAGCCACGGCTCGCCGCCGGGCCCGGTGTCTGCCCAGGTGGCCGTGGGACAGGCCACACCCGTGCTGGTCATCCTGGGCTCGGCCTACCCCAACGGCCGCATGGTGCCGGCCATGATTCGCGGTATTCCACCGGGCCAGCAGGCCGTGACCATGCCCACCGCCGCCTTGGCCGCATACACCGGAGCTGCCATCCCCGTCCTCATCGGTACCGGCATGGCTGCGTCCACGGGGCTGAAACGGGGGGATCGCTTCACACTCCGGTGGCGCGATGACAGCGGTACCTACGATGCCGATCAGGCCGAAGTGGTGAGCATCATGAGCACCGAGAACTTCAAACTGGACAGGGGGCAGTTCTGGGTGCCGCTGGACCGACTGCAGAGCATGACCAACATGGCCGGTGAGGCTTCGTATGTCGTGCTCAACGTCGGCGCCGAGGTCCTTGAAAACCCCGGTGGCTGGCCCACCCGTGACGTGGACTACCTCACCAGGGATATTACCCAAGCGGTGGAGGCTGACCAAGCCTACGCCCGGACGCTCTATGGAATCTTGCTGGCCCTGGCAGGCATGGGTATTTTTAATTCCCAGGCACTCTCGATTTTCCGCCGGAGAAAGGAGATCGGGACGCTGATGGCGCTGGGCATGAACCGGAGCCGGATCATCGCCCTGTTCACCACCGAGGGCGGATTCCATAGTCTGCTGGCGATGGCGCTGGCGGCGGCCTATGGTGGCCCCCTGCTCTGGCTCTCCACGGCCAGCGGCATTCCCCTGCCCTACGATGCTGAGGCCGTGGGGTTTGTCATTGGCAAGCGGCTGATTCCAGCCTATCCCCTGGGACTGCTTATGGGGACAGTTGTGCTGGTGACCGCCGTGGTGACCATCGTGAGTTATCTGCCCGCAAGGCGGATCGCCAAATTGAAACCCACCGAAGCTCTCTCTGGAAGGACCAACTGA
- a CDS encoding FtsX-like permease family protein, with product MLRFLIKGVLRDRSRSLFSFIAIVMGVLLAVLFRGFMAGVFDDMLHQSAVLMTGHVKVTTRAWVDEADIMPNDLAVLDVDSLVAQLSTDYPEMDWDPRILFAGLLDVPDDAGETRAQGPMLGIAVDFLSPEAGARQVELWELDSRLVRGRLPERAEEVLLGERFAIRLGIEPGEVGTFVGVTMHGGFATYNFHVVGTVALGVGGIDQNLLLADLTGARAALDMEDGASAIFGLYKDMFYDDAGSVALSAAFNGSQADPEDEFSLMMQPLRAQNSLGQIVDFSKGATLVIILIFMFIVVVLLWNLGLMNGLRRYGEFGVRLAMGETKGHVYWTMLGESLLVGIAASVVGTILGLLVVYYLQEVGIDYTTLLEDYEMPISGVMRGKITPDCYYIGFIPGVVATLLGTMLAGRGIYKRQMSELFKELMLES from the coding sequence ATGCTGCGTTTCCTTATCAAAGGTGTGCTGCGGGATCGTTCCCGCAGCCTGTTCAGCTTTATCGCCATTGTAATGGGCGTCCTGCTGGCCGTGTTGTTTCGCGGCTTCATGGCGGGCGTATTCGACGACATGCTGCACCAGAGCGCCGTGCTGATGACCGGTCATGTGAAGGTCACCACCCGCGCATGGGTGGATGAAGCTGACATCATGCCCAACGATCTGGCCGTGCTGGACGTGGATTCACTGGTGGCGCAGTTGTCGACGGATTATCCCGAAATGGACTGGGACCCGCGCATTCTGTTCGCCGGGTTGCTGGATGTTCCGGACGATGCCGGCGAGACCCGCGCCCAGGGCCCCATGCTCGGCATCGCCGTGGACTTCCTCTCGCCGGAAGCGGGCGCGCGCCAGGTGGAGCTGTGGGAGTTGGATAGCAGGCTGGTGCGGGGCCGGCTCCCCGAAAGAGCCGAAGAGGTCCTGCTGGGCGAACGGTTTGCCATCCGCCTGGGTATCGAACCGGGGGAGGTGGGCACCTTCGTTGGCGTTACCATGCACGGTGGTTTTGCCACCTACAACTTCCACGTCGTCGGCACGGTGGCGTTGGGGGTGGGCGGCATTGACCAGAATCTGCTGCTTGCCGATCTGACCGGGGCGCGGGCCGCGCTGGACATGGAAGACGGCGCCTCGGCAATCTTCGGGCTGTACAAGGACATGTTCTACGATGACGCCGGCAGCGTCGCCCTGAGCGCGGCCTTCAACGGGTCGCAGGCCGATCCCGAGGACGAGTTCAGCCTGATGATGCAACCGCTGAGGGCGCAAAACAGCCTGGGGCAGATTGTGGACTTCAGCAAAGGCGCGACGCTGGTGATCATTCTCATTTTCATGTTCATCGTGGTGGTGCTGCTGTGGAACCTGGGCCTCATGAATGGACTGCGACGGTACGGTGAATTCGGCGTGCGGCTGGCCATGGGTGAGACTAAAGGTCACGTGTACTGGACCATGTTGGGGGAGTCGCTGCTGGTGGGTATTGCCGCCAGCGTGGTGGGGACGATCCTGGGCCTGCTGGTGGTCTACTATCTGCAGGAGGTAGGCATCGACTACACCACTCTGCTGGAGGACTACGAGATGCCCATTTCCGGCGTGATGCGGGGCAAGATCACCCCCGACTGCTACTATATCGGCTTTATTCCCGGCGTCGTGGCGACCCTGCTGGGAACCATGCTGGCCGGCAGGGGGATCTACAAGCGGCAGATGTCGGAACTTTTCAAAGAGCTGATGCTGGAGTCGTAG